The proteins below are encoded in one region of Pseudophryne corroboree isolate aPseCor3 chromosome 8, aPseCor3.hap2, whole genome shotgun sequence:
- the LOC134947519 gene encoding protein kinase C delta type-like has protein sequence MGTTRRKKAKEKVRRYKGKQVQKRRRQSKRAKKQAAKRKVRRNALFARIQKGWVRFSGFLKKKKDQLLHLCSRFPRFWHRGNMDIVQDPGEGCSHWAGQLNIRPGQQIAQESRTLPTSRKCKATVPLTVEKFTFHSLLGKGGFGKVMLATDAIRNERVAVKILKKRALLKSIKKRPSIDPQDILVESQVLQLANESNFLIHGNAAFHTENYLYCVMELADGGDLAHFWDENLLDLTTLKFIAAELVCGLQFMHSRGIIHRDLKLGNVLLTKEGHVKITDFGLSLLNAYGETNATVLGGTPGYMAPEIITRQSYNAAVDWFAFGVMLYLLALRKYPFTGENRAEIFLNILTQIPTYSGLDDRVTEDFISKLLIKNQSCRYGVNGNVRKHRFFSSINWKKIETGKAASPVKPHKNSMDADEKQQIPAPNSEALKKPIAAKNQSIFNNIQFVGPKWSETYHNVPMEEDPISPEDYGLLEACLELC, from the coding sequence AGTACGTAGATACAAAGGCAAGCAGGTGCAGAAGAGAAGGAGACAGAGCAAAAGAGCAAAAAAGCAGGCTGCCAAGAGAAAGGTGAGAAGAAATGCATTGTTTGCACGTATACAGAAAGGCTGGGTCCGTTTTTCGGGATTTCTGAAAAAGAAGAAAGATCAGCTCCTACATTTATGTAGCAGATTTCCCAGATTTTGGCACAGGGGAAACATGGACATTGTTCAAGATCCAGGGGAAGGATGCAGCCATTGGGCAGGCCAACTAAACATCCGACCGGGTCAGCAAATTGCACAAGAGAGTCGCACTTTACCCACCAGCCGCAAATGCAAAGCCACTGTCCCCTTAACAGTGGAAAAATTTACTTTTCACTCGCTACTtggaaagggaggttttggcaaagtgATGCTCGCGACAGATGCTATTCGTAATGAAAGAGTGGCAGTTAAGATCTTAAAGAAGAGAGCATTACTAAAATCCATAAAGAAGAGACCATCAATAGACCCTCAGGACATTTTGGTCGAGAGTCAGGTCCTTCAGTTGGCAAATGAAAGCAATTTTCTTATCCATGGAAATGCAGCCTTCCACACAGAGAACTATCTATACTGTGTAATGGAACTGGCTGACGGAGGAGACCTAGCCCATTTTTGGGATGAGAACTTGCTGGACCTAACCACACTAAAGTTTATAGCGGCAGAGCTGGTCTGTGGCTTGCAGTTCATGCATTCCAGAGGAATAATACACAGAGACCTAAAATTGGGTAACGTTTTGCTTACCAAAGAAGGACATGTGAAGATCACAGACTTTGGTCTCTCCCTACTGAATGCATATGGAGAAACAAATGCCACAGTACTTGGTGGGACACCTGGCTATATGGCTCCAGAAATTATAACTCGTCAGTCATACAATGCCGCTGTAGATTGGTTCGCATTTGGTGTTATGCTATATTTACTTGCCCTACGAAAGTACCCTTTTACCGGAGAGAATCGTGCAGAGATATTCCTAAACATCCTGACGCAAATACCAACATACTCGGGGCTTGATGATCGTGTAACAGAAGACTTTATATCCAAACTTCTGATCAAGAACCAGTCCTGCCGGTATGGGGTAAATGGCAATGTGCGAAAACACCGCTTCTTCTCTTCAATTAACTGGAAGAAGATAGAAACTGGAAAAGCAGCATCCCCAGTAAAACCGCACAAGAACTCCATGGATGCAGATGAAAAACAACAAATTCCTGCGCCCAACAGTGAAGCATTAAAAAAGCCAATTGCTGCCAAGAACCAAAGCATTTTTAATAACATCCAATTTGTTGGCCCTAAATGGAGTGAAACATATCATAATGTGCCAATGGAAGAAGATCCTATCTCACCAGAGGATTATGGCCTGCTTGAAGCCTGCCTCGAACTCTGCTAA